AAAAATAGTTACTATTATACTAGTGTAAAGTTTAGACACACCTAGTCAttctttattatttcttttttccacacttcaaattattaaaattatgtagTGATAAAAATAcgaattaatttatatatatatatatatatatatatatatatatatatatatatatatatatatatatatatatataaaattattaaaattagaaggaaaaaatataaattgacaATTGACGTGTGTTTTGTTGTATAGaaataagtactttttaaaatttgGATGATGTACTATTAGGGAAAAATTACTAAGTTGTTTTGGATAGAAACTTATTTCATTAATTTTAGAAGCCTAAAACTGTTTGGTGACTTCTCTTCATCTTTTCCAGCTCTTTCACCTCTGCCTTCCTGTTCTCCATTGAGGTGCAGGTGACAATAGGTTTCGGGGGGCGTATGATAACAGAGCAGTGTCCCGCAGCCATCACAGTGCTCATATTACAGAACATCATCGGCCTAATAATTAATGCCGTCATGCTCGGCTGCATCTTCATGAAGACCGCCCAGTCCCACCGGCGCGCTGAGACCCTCATCTTCAGCCGGCATGCCGTCATCGCTGTACGTAACAACCGCCTGTGCTTCATGATCCGGGTGGGCGACCTGCGCAAAAGCATGATCATCAATGCCGCCGTGCGCCTCCAAGTGGTCAGAAAGACCACCACCCCAGAGGGCGAGGTCATACCCATCCATCAGATAGACGTCCAGACAGAGAGCGCGGTGGCCGGCAACAGCATCTTCCTGTTGGCACCTCTGATCATATGTCACGTCATCGATAAGGACAGCCCTCTGTACGATCTGTCAGCAATGGAGCTGCAGTGTAGCGATCTGGAGGTCATCGTTATCCTGGAAGGAGTGGTGGAAACCACAGGCATCACCACTCAGGCTCGCACCTCGTACGTGACCGAGGAGATCCAGTGGGGCCACCGCTTTGTGCCTATAGTGACCGAGGAAGAGGGCGTGTACTCGGTGGACTACTCAAAGTTTGGGAACACGGTCAAAGTGGCCACGCCACGGTGCAGCGCCCGCGAGCTGGACGAGAAGCCCTCCATCCTGATCCAGACGCTCCAGAAGAGCGAGCTGTCGCACCAGAACTCTTTGCGCAAGAGGAACTCCATGCGGAGGAACAACTCCATGCGCAAGGTTAACTCCATGCGGCGCAATAATTCAGCCCTCGCCGTACCCAAAGTGCAGTTCCTCACCCCTGAGGGTGGTCCAAATCTAGCTGTCACATGACAAATGGCCTGGTTAGCACTTTTCATCTGTCTTTCTTTAAGTTCTTGTCATGCTCTTTTCAATGTTCTCTTCTGTTCCTTGATTATTCTTATATATGATGGTGCAACGTGAGACATTGAGACATTTATGACATTATAATGGATGGTCTATAAGTGTTTATCTtcaaataatagtaataataagtaatttcaaaataaataggCATATTAAGTAAATGATCACTATATGACTCAGTGCTTAAATGCAAAATGGACAATATGGTTCACACTTAATAGTTTAGAGTTTCTCATTTGTTCTGTAATAAATGATATATGTGCTCAATAAAGCATCTGGTTTCCTCTctgtgattttttatttcaattaactctactcacttaaagggttagttcacccaaaaatgaaaattaccccatgatttactcaccatcaagccatcctaggtgtatatgacgttcttctttcagacgaatataatcagagttatattaaataatgtccaggGTAATccatgctttataatgggagtggatTGCATCTTACATCACAAGCAATTAACGCCACTCTCTCGTGAACGCGTGTACGAAAGCAGAAGTTAGagattacagtttataaagttttaaatatggatatttttcttacacaaactcatcacttcacttcagaaggcctttattaactcccgGAGCCGTGTGGTCTTCTTTTATAATGGATGAGTGCATTTTGTCTTTAGAATTTGGGCCACCatccactcccattataaagcatggATTACcctggacattatttaatataacccTGTTtatattcgtctgaaagaagaacgtcatatacacctaggatggctccagggtgagtaaatcatggggtaattttcatttttgggtgaactatccctttaaagggttagttcacccaaaaatgaaatttctgtcattaagtactcaccctcatgtcgttccaaacccgcaagaccttcgttcatcttcgggaaAGTAGTAAAAacgttgttaaaacagtcaacgtgactacagtggttcagccttaatgttatgaagggacgagaatactttttgtgcgcaaaaacaaaacaaaaataacgactttattcaacaaattcgtctctccTCTGTCAGTCTTGTACACTGTTTACActgcagcacttccaggttctgtcagaacgccggctcagtattggcagacgctgttcacgtgatcAACACGCCgaatgtgtgtgatgctgacgcaggagccagccaataacGAGTTGATGTTCAGACTTAAACATGGAAGCACTCAGAGCCTTTAGCACTGAACTGCTTTCACTGTGTCAACTCCGTATGAGACTGAATAAACATCACGAGCAATACAGTGTAATAGTTCGcaatatgttaatataaaaataaatattattatagtaaatCCATTTCTGtaattccaggttgctatggtgGCGCAGGTTGTTTAAACATTTAActcgtggccatgagaaatagattaaagcggaactcagtaagatttgcgaagctccccctacagtttccttcagtgaatcacactgtcgtaaatactccaagcgcagctctggacttcaacgactacaacgctcaccagcgcagtagttttgcaaatacagtacaagaaagaggaggtgggtaatttgcaaatacagtacactcgatggaggtgggtaattttcgaaattgtcttataaagtcataatatatacattgtttttgaattaccgtaaagcattttgtcactctcgcgtgaacgtaaACATGAGGAGAGTTTgtttcgggtcggtgcagctcaacttgcaagtgttGTTTTCTGGCGTACgttagacgtgccagagggggttagtgcacgcctcaaacacatcactacaagtcaattaaccatcgtaaggtcttagaaaactatttatgaaggtaaaaaaagttacttagttctgctttaacaaAGTCGAAAAAAATATAtcgttccctcaccatatgatctctcgaggccacgacataaggatgtcATTACCTCGACAAAATGATCTCGTGGTCACTACTTATTATCATGTTCCCACGAATTAATTTGACGTGGCCACGATAAAACTAAGTGAGCCGAACAAAaaaagtaagtaagtaagtaagacaaaaaaatgtaatttttgggtgaactaaccctttaataatgttgggttaaaaataacccagcGATGTTAAAAATGACCCAACATTTTTTGAGAATAACCCAACACGGTGACCCAATATGCGTTACCTAAcggttgggttaaaacaacaacaacagcaacgtttttttttttttttttttttttactgtgtataAAACCTCAAATACGAATATATAAAAGTGTATTGAAGCTGAATGGAAATtatccaaaaaataaaataatctcaCGGGTAAAACTGGTTAAAAAACGATTGTGATGCTGATGTGCTGATCCCTGCTGGTGAAACTTGAAAGTGTTCGTGGCGACCTCTGGTGGTGAACTGGTAAAACTGCGTGTGTTGTGTGTGGTCTGGCTGTGGAATTGCAGACGTAAGCAGTGGACTTTCCTCAAACATCCTCATTGCGATTATCAAGAGCATCTCAAACTTTGATTATCCAAGAGTAAGGCAGGTAAACATCACTCGACTGTTGATGTTCATTTGCATTAATATTGTGTTGTTTATAATTAACCAAGTGTGGATAGCTAAGTCGAATGTTTACTGAGGGTGATAAATAGAGCAAAAGTTAACACTCTGAACTGTTTAAATGAGTAATTGCGTTCAGTATAATATTGTTATAATAATTACACGATATGAAGATACATACAACTACGCTTTGTATTATATCCAACATTTTATATAACGTTAGATTAGGTCCAATGACAAACTAATGAATCATCAGCCGCAACATCCGATGATAAATTCGCATTTAAGTGAttattgtttataatatttgctCAGTTTTAAGCAACTTTACGAACTTAATCACTCGATGTCATTAGTCAATGGGGaataattattttaagagaGTAAATACCGCCCTCTGGTGGTCACTTGCAGTTCTGACATTCACATGATACATGACAAGCGTTAGATGTGATTAAAGAAACACGGGATCGCTTGCATTGCACTGCCACTGACTGCAGAGAAAATGGACTTTTATATACGCGTGTGCATCTAGGTT
Above is a genomic segment from Megalobrama amblycephala isolate DHTTF-2021 linkage group LG14, ASM1881202v1, whole genome shotgun sequence containing:
- the kcnj8 gene encoding ATP-sensitive inward rectifier potassium channel 8 — its product is MLPRKSIIPEEFALPALVSRIPRKPVFRDRVNKARFIAKSGACNLAHKNIREQGRFLQDVFTTLVDLKWRFTLVIFTMTFLCSWLLFAMGWWLVAFAHGDLDPNRKPVVEKCVTNVNSFTSAFLFSIEVQVTIGFGGRMITEQCPAAITVLILQNIIGLIINAVMLGCIFMKTAQSHRRAETLIFSRHAVIAVRNNRLCFMIRVGDLRKSMIINAAVRLQVVRKTTTPEGEVIPIHQIDVQTESAVAGNSIFLLAPLIICHVIDKDSPLYDLSAMELQCSDLEVIVILEGVVETTGITTQARTSYVTEEIQWGHRFVPIVTEEEGVYSVDYSKFGNTVKVATPRCSARELDEKPSILIQTLQKSELSHQNSLRKRNSMRRNNSMRKVNSMRRNNSALAVPKVQFLTPEGGPNLAVT